A section of the Sceloporus undulatus isolate JIND9_A2432 ecotype Alabama chromosome 3, SceUnd_v1.1, whole genome shotgun sequence genome encodes:
- the PCYT1B gene encoding choline-phosphate cytidylyltransferase B isoform X2 produces the protein MVGHQKCKIEKGTISPYPYKCQRKTLCAPAPFAGETSCQCKAPHEKLTIAQARLGTPVDRPVRVYADGIFDLFHSGHARALMQAKTLFPNSYLLVGVCSDDLTHKFKGFTVMNEAERYEALRHCRYVDEVIRDAPWTLTPEFLEKHKIDFVAHDDIPYSSAGSDDVYKHIKEAGMFVPTQRTEGISTSDIITRIVRDYDVYARRNLQRGYTAKELNVSFINEKKYRFQNQVDKMKEKVKNVEERSKEFVNRVEEKSHDLIQKWEEKSREFIGNFLELFGPDGAWKQMFQERSGRMLQALSPRQSPTSSPTRGRSPSRSPSPPSPWLFRKTSPPSSPKAASASISSMSEGDEDEK, from the exons ACTTTGTGTGCACCTGCTCCATTTGCAGGGGAAACAAGCTGTCAGTGTAAAGCTCCTCATGAGAAGCTAACCATTGCTCAGGCCCGCCTTGGGACACCAG TGGACAGACCTGTCAGAGTCTATGCAGATGGAATATTTGATCTCTTCCATTCTGGCCATGCTAGAGCACTTATGCAAGCCAAAACTCTGTTCCCTAATAGCTACTTGTTAGTAGGAG TTTGCAGTGATGATCTAACCCACAAGTTTAAAGGCTTCACTGTAATGAATGAAGCAGAGAGGTACGAGGCCCTCAGACATTGCCGCTATGTAGATGAAGTCATCAGAGATGCGCCATGGACGCTCACGCCAGAGTTTCTGGAAAAACATAAG ATTGATTTTGTAGCCCATGATGACATTCCATATTCTTCTGCTGGTTCAGATGATGTTTACAAGCACATAAAGGAGGCAG GGATGTTTGTACCAACCCAGAGAACTGAAGGCATCTCAACATCAGATATCATCACTAGAATTGTGCGTGATTATGATGTCTATGCCCGTCGCAATCTTCAGAGAGGATATACTGCTAAAGAGCTGAATGTCAGCTTTATTAAT GAGAAGAAATATCGCTTTCAGAATCAGGTAGACAAAATGAAGGAGAAAGTAAAGAATGTGGAAGAAAGATCTAAAGAGTTTGTGAATCGAGTGGAAGAAAAAAGTCACGATCTCATtcagaaatgggaagagaagtctaGAGAGTTTATTGGCAACTTTTTAGAGCTATTTGGTCCAGATGGAGCCTGG aAGCAGATGTTTCAAGAAAGGAGTGGACGAATGCTTCAAGCCTTGTCTCCAAGGCAAAGCCCCACAAGCAGCCCAACACGGGGACGCTCCCCATCACGGTCTCCATCTCCCCCTTCCCCCTGGCTTTTCAGGAAGACGTCACCTCCTTCCTCTCCCAAAGCTGCTTCAGCATCCATCAGCAGCATGAGTGAAGGAGATGAGGATGAGAAGTAA